The Erythrobacter aurantius genome includes a window with the following:
- the tsaB gene encoding tRNA (adenosine(37)-N6)-threonylcarbamoyltransferase complex dimerization subunit type 1 TsaB, with translation MRTLAIETASEACSVALFERGELLAHDNRVLGRGHAEALIPMIAALPEKGRADRILASLGPGSFTGVRIGVAAARALGFAWGAQVLGYPTLALVAAQAMQRDPKPVTICMNGGHGEWFVQSFDPGGALDEVRSLTPDAARAAGAMALIAGNRAQELAELFDDAHDAIALLPDAGAAMLLDTAHLTGDLSPIYGRAPDATPQKAQAGAISG, from the coding sequence ATGCGCACTCTCGCGATAGAAACCGCCAGCGAAGCCTGCTCCGTCGCTCTGTTCGAACGCGGCGAGCTGCTGGCGCATGACAATCGCGTGCTGGGGCGCGGCCATGCCGAGGCGCTGATCCCGATGATTGCGGCGCTGCCGGAAAAAGGCCGCGCGGATCGCATCCTTGCCTCGCTCGGACCGGGCAGCTTCACCGGAGTCAGGATCGGGGTCGCCGCAGCGCGCGCGCTGGGTTTTGCTTGGGGCGCGCAGGTGCTCGGTTATCCGACGCTGGCGCTGGTGGCGGCACAGGCCATGCAGCGCGATCCGAAGCCGGTGACGATTTGCATGAACGGCGGGCATGGCGAATGGTTCGTACAGAGCTTCGATCCCGGTGGTGCGCTGGACGAAGTGCGCTCGCTCACCCCCGATGCGGCTCGCGCAGCAGGGGCCATGGCATTGATCGCGGGCAACCGCGCACAGGAACTGGCCGAACTGTTCGATGATGCGCATGACGCAATTGCGCTGCTGCCCGATGCCGGTGCGGCGATGCTGCTGGATACTGCACATCTGACCGGCGATCTTTCCCCGATCTATGGCCGCGCGCCCGACGCGACGCCGCAAAAGGCGCAGGCAGGCGCGATCAGCGGATGA